In Streptomyces capitiformicae, one genomic interval encodes:
- a CDS encoding Dabb family protein, which produces MIRHLVLFKLDEGVERDDPRVVAGVEAFRALDGKIPELRFWELGWNLSDRPIAYDFAINSAFDDVDALRRYVEHPEHQAGVALWHEFATWVIADYEF; this is translated from the coding sequence ATGATCCGCCATCTCGTCCTCTTCAAGCTCGACGAGGGCGTCGAGCGCGACGACCCTCGCGTCGTGGCGGGCGTGGAGGCCTTCCGCGCGCTCGACGGCAAGATCCCCGAGCTGCGCTTCTGGGAGCTGGGCTGGAACCTGAGCGACCGGCCCATCGCGTACGACTTCGCGATCAACTCGGCGTTCGACGACGTGGACGCCCTGCGGCGGTATGTCGAGCACCCGGAGCACCAGGCGGGCGTCGCGCTGTGGCACGAGTTCGCCACATGGGTGATCGCCGACTACGAGTTCTGA
- the tadA gene encoding tRNA adenosine(34) deaminase TadA produces MRLALDEAGRAAEGGDVPVGAVVLSPDGTTVLATGHNEREATGDPTAHAEVLAIRRAAEELGEWRLTGCTLVVTLEPCTMCAGALVQSRVDRVVYGARDEKAGATGSLWDVVRDRRLNHRPEVIEGVLADDCARLLTEFFRAR; encoded by the coding sequence ATGCGGCTCGCCCTGGACGAGGCCGGGCGGGCCGCCGAGGGCGGCGATGTCCCGGTCGGTGCCGTCGTACTGTCCCCGGACGGCACGACCGTACTGGCCACCGGGCACAACGAGCGCGAGGCGACCGGCGATCCGACGGCCCACGCGGAGGTCCTGGCCATCCGCCGGGCCGCCGAGGAGCTCGGGGAGTGGCGGCTGACCGGCTGCACACTGGTCGTCACCCTCGAACCCTGCACGATGTGCGCGGGCGCCCTCGTGCAGTCCCGGGTCGACCGGGTCGTCTACGGCGCCCGCGACGAGAAGGCCGGCGCCACCGGGTCCCTCTGGGACGTCGTACGCGACCGTCGGCTCAACCACCGTCCCGAGGTGATCGAGGGAGTGCTCGCCGACGACTGCGCCCGGCTCCTCACGGAGTTCTTCCGGGCCCGCTGA